The following nucleotide sequence is from Prosthecobacter dejongeii.
CAGCGGGCTCGCACACCCCGCCCTGGCCGCTGTGGATGCTGCCGTGGTCCAGTTCATGGTGGAAAAAGGCGTGCCCGCCGTCACCTTTGCGCTGAGCAAAAAGGGAGAAGTTGTGCATGATCGCGCTTTTGGTTGGGCGGATGCCGGCTTGAAAACGCCTCTGCAACCCGGTGTCAAAATGCGCCTTGCTTCCCTCACCAAACCCGTGGTCAAGGCCGCCATCCAGACGCTGGTGGCTGCGGGCAAATTGAAGCCTGAAGACCGCGTGTTTGAGCTGCTGGAACTCGCGCAGTACAAGGAGGCCCAAGGCTGCGACCCTCGCTGGTCGAAGGTCACCCTCCAGCAACTGCTGGATCACCAGGGCGGGTGGGATCGCGAGGCCGCAGGCGACCTCACCACCCGCAGCACCGCCATCATGGCGCTCTTCCGCCTCAAAACTGCCGAGATCGAGCCGATGCACGTCGTCCGCTACGGACTCACCCTGCCGCTCGACTTTGACCCGGGTGCCAAAGAATCTTACTGCAACTACGGCTACATCCTGCTGGCGCGCGTGGTGGAAAAAATCAGCGGTCAGCCCTTCATCGGCTACGTCCAGTCCAGCGTGGGGCAGGCAGCCAAGGCCTCCTCCTTCAGCCTGAGCCGCACGGATGCCCGCGATCGCCAGCCCGATGAAATCTGGTACTGCTACCACCCCGAATACCCCCAGGAAGAAGTGCCCCTCACCTTCCGCACTGAGGCCCGCGACGGCGCCGGCGTCCTGGCCTGCACCGCTGCGGACTACTGCCGTTTTTTAGAAACCTACTGGATCAGCGGCCAGGTGCGCGCGCCCGGCCAGCGCGCCAGCTACGCCTTTAACGGCAGCCACCCCGGCGTCACCGCCGTGTGCGCCCAGCGTGCTGACGGGCTGAACTACACCGCCCTCGCCAACCGCCGCGAAGGCGCCCCAGCCGACTGGAACGGCGACCTGCGCAAACTCATCGACACCGCCCTCGAAACCGTGGCCGTGCAGGTGAAATGAGGGGGGGAGGGTGCATTCCCAAAAAGCCCTCAATTCTGGGAAGGCGAAAAGGGAGAGAAGGCTCGTCAAAACGAGTTCTCTAAATTCGTTTTAGCGTTTGCGAGGAGACTTGGCAGCGGCTTTACTCGGCCGTTTTGACAGCCTTGGATAAAAGCGGATCACTCAGAATATTGGCGATCATGGTAGAGACTTTCTGGGGCATTGTGTTTTCACCTGCTTTGTCTTCATCCGCAGGAGATTCGTGATAGAA
It contains:
- a CDS encoding serine hydrolase domain-containing protein, giving the protein MKYGFLIALSLIVTAAPAAVRTWTEAATGKKIEATFVSATGQTVTVTVAGGRSFTLERARLSPEDQAFVQQQLTTAAAPPAATANRKAKDRFEDVKKLTAEDIPVSGLAHPALAAVDAAVVQFMVEKGVPAVTFALSKKGEVVHDRAFGWADAGLKTPLQPGVKMRLASLTKPVVKAAIQTLVAAGKLKPEDRVFELLELAQYKEAQGCDPRWSKVTLQQLLDHQGGWDREAAGDLTTRSTAIMALFRLKTAEIEPMHVVRYGLTLPLDFDPGAKESYCNYGYILLARVVEKISGQPFIGYVQSSVGQAAKASSFSLSRTDARDRQPDEIWYCYHPEYPQEEVPLTFRTEARDGAGVLACTAADYCRFLETYWISGQVRAPGQRASYAFNGSHPGVTAVCAQRADGLNYTALANRREGAPADWNGDLRKLIDTALETVAVQVK